CCTCGACGGCGTTCCCGACGAAGTGCTTGCCGATCGCTGCGCCCAGGCCGCCGCCGACCGCTCCGAACGCTCCGCTGACGGCGACCTGCCCCCAGTTCACCTCGCCGGTCGTCGCCTTCTGAATGATCGTGTCCGCGCCGGCACCGATCAGCATCCCGCCGAGTGGGCCGCCGACGCCGGTGAGCATGAGCGCACCACCCGCGACGACCATCGCCCCGCCGGCGACGTACTCCCAGTTGTCCTTGAACCAGTCACCGGTCGCCGCTGCCGCCCGCGCGAGCGGCCCTTGCTCGGCGGCGGCGTACGCCTCGAGCTCGGCGTCGGTGATCGGCGCGAGGCCGAGTGGGTCGACCGCGTGCAGCGGGTCGTTGCCCGCGAACGAGTACGGGTTCGCGCCCCAGGCTGCCCCCGCTGGTGCGGTGACCGGGTCGGTCGAGAGGAAACCGCGGGTTGCAGGGTCGTAGGCGCGCGCCCCCATCCACTCGAGTCCGGCCACAACGGGCGTTCCGTCCGCGCCGAACGAGAGCGCCCCCTCGGTCCCGCCGCCGACCGAGGCGAGGAGCTGCCACGGATCGGTCTCCGGCGTGCTGCGGGCCGTCCGCCAGCCCGTCGCGCCAGGGCTCTCCGAGCCGCCGAGCAGTCCGACCGACGTGCGGAGCACGGGGGAGTCGTCGACGGCCAGCAGGGTGGGAACAGCGGCAGCGGCGTCCCAGTCGAGTCGGACGCCGTCGACATCGGCGAGGTCGCCGAGCGCGTCCACGTGGATCGCTGTGCTCGACGAGCCCGGGGCGATCAGTCGAAGCCACCCCCGCCCGTCCCACGAGTAGCGGGTCGCCGTGCCGTCCGGGGCGGTGCTCCGGACGCGCTGCCCGCGAGCGTCGTACTCGTGCGAGGTCCTCCCCTCCGGCCCGGTCACCGCGACGAGCTGGCCCGCATCGTCGTACTCGAACGTGCGAGTGCTGTCCTTGGTGTGTTCGACGACGAGTCGGCCGGCGGCGTCGTAGGACCACGTTGTCTCCACTCCGTCGGTGCCGGCACGGACGAGTTGCATCGCTGCGTCATGCTCGTAGACCGTCGTCGTGCCCGGTCGCTCGATCCCGACGAGCCGACCGTCTCGATCGCGGGTCAGTCGTGTCGTCGCCGTCGAGTCCCCGTCGGAGCTGGTGTGTCCGACGACGAAACCGCGGTCGTGCGACCAGGAGTCGCTCGTCCCTGCCGTGCGCACCGCCGTGAGTCGTCCGGCGCCGTCGTACTCGTGATGGACGGCGCCGAACGCGGTGTGCTCGACGGTGCCCGGCCGACCCGCGGGATCACGCTCGATGCGCGTCACGGAGCCGTCCGGCGCGTGCACCGAGGTACGCAGGCCGTCCGCGTCGTACGTCCATCGCGTCTCTCGACCGTCCGTCACTCGGCGGACGAGGAGACCCCGCCGGTCGTACTCCAGCAGGTGGGCACTGGCAACGTCCGGTCGGGTGTGGTCGGAGATGGTCACGGTCCGCGAGCGCGGGTCGCGCTCGATGCGAGCGACCAGTGCGTCGTCCACGTACTGGGCCGTCTCTCGACCGGCTGCGTCGTACTCCCACCGAAGCACGGTGCCGTCGGGCTCCGTCTGGGAGATCTGGCGACCGGCAGCGTCGTACGTCGCGCTCGTCGTGCGGCCGAGGGGGTCCGTCGAGCTGGCGACCTTGTCGAGCTCGGTGTAGGTCCGCGTCGTGACTGCTCCGCGCGGATCGGTGGTGCGGACGAGCCGCCCGCGGGCGTCGTACTCGTAGCGCGTCACCCCGCCGAGGCCGTTGGTCGCCGCGACCAGCTGCCCCGCCGCGTCGTACCGGAACGAGCGGCGACCGAATCGCGGGTCCCGTGCCTCGACGACACGTCCCGCCCGGTCGTAGCGGTACCGGATGATCCCGAAGCCAGGGACGTCGACGGAGGTGACCCGACCGACCGCGTCGTACTCGGTGCGCTCGACGTCGTCGTTCGCATCGACCCGCTCGACGACCCGTCCGTCGGCGTCGTACCGCAGCGACGTCCGGCCGCCGAGCGGGTCCGTGGCCGTCTCCGGACGCCCGCACCGGTCGTACGTGTACGTCGTCGTCCGACCGGCAGGCGTCGTGACGGCGACGATCCGGCCCGCGAGGTCGCGCTCGATGCGGGTCAGACCACCCTCACCGTCCAGCGATTCAACGATCCTTCCAGCCGCATCACGCACGGTCACGGTGGTTGAGCCGTCTCCCTGCCGGAGGCCGATCGGTCGTCCGAGCGCATCGGTGCGGACACTGACGTCCTCGAACGCGGAACTGACGATCGTCGTGCCGTCGGCACGCTTCCGCTCGGCAGCGGTGCGGACACCGGTCGGGTCCACGGTTGCCAGGACGGCGCCGATGGCGTCGTACTCACGGTTCCACGAACCGCCTGCGGGGTCGATGACGGTGCGCAACCGCGAGAGCGCGTCGTGCACGAACCGCCACTCCGCCCCGTCGGGCAGGGTGACGGCCGAGACGTTGCCGAGGTCGTCGAACAGGGTCGTGATGCGGCGGCCGAGCGGGTCGATGGTCGCGGTGACCTCGCCGTGCGTGCCGTACTCCACGGCCGTCCGGGAGCCCGTCGGATCCGTGGTGGCGATCACGCGCCCGGCATCGTCGTGTTCGAACCGCCACACGCCGCCGTCCGGAGCTTCGCGAGCGGTCAGCAGGCCTGCCGCGTCGTATCGGTACGTCGTCCGGGCGCCGAGGGGGGTGACCGCTTCGACGACACGCCCAGCTGCGTCCCGGGTGAAGGACGCCGTCCCCCCGTCGGCATCCTCGATCGCGACGAGGTCGCCGTGGTCGTCGTGGTGGAACGTGACGACCACACCGGTCGGGTCCGTGCAGCGAGCCAACTGCCCGGCGCGCCACTCGAGGAGCGTCCGTCCGCCGACGGGATCGGTGACGACGGAAGGGTTCCGGTCGTCGCCCCGGTACTCGTACTCGACGATCGCGCCGTCTGCGGTGACCACGGTGGTGGGCCGGTCCTGGTCGTCGTACCCGCACGTCACGTCGGCGCCGTCCGGGGTCACGGTGCGCGTGCGGCGTCCGCGGTCGTCGTACCCGTGCACCGTCACCGACCCGTCGCGTTCGGTGACGGACACCAGGTGGCCGTGGCGGTCGTAGGACATCGACTGACGCGCACCGTCGGCGTCGATGATCCCGACGACCCGGCCCTTCCGGTCGGCGATCCACGTGTTCGCGTTGCTGCCGTCAGCGTCCGAGACCGACGTCACCCTGCCCTGGAGGTACGAGAACCGGACGGTGCGTCCGAACGGAGTGCGCTGTTCGACGACACGCCCCCGGCCGTCGTACGCATTGGTGCACTCGACGACGCCCGTCGCGGCGGTCACCTGGTCGATCAAGCCGGCGTCGTTCCACCGGTAGCGTCGCGCGCCGACGGTGTCCTGCGCGGCGACGAGGCGGCGCGCATCGTCGTACCGGTACTGCACACGCCGGCCATCGGACGCTGAAACTGACACGACGCGGTCGCCTTCGTACTCCACGTCGAGCGCACGACCGAGTTCGTGCTCGAGTCGAGTGATCCGGTCGTCGGCGTCGCGGAGAGCGGACACGCCCGTGCCCGAGCCACGTCCGGCAGAGAGCCAGACACCGGCGGCGGAGAAGGTCCATCGACCCCCCGTGTTGTCCGAGACGACGAGGGTGGTCCCATCGCGACGGAGCCAGAGGTCCTGCCCCACGCCGCGACCCCAACCGTCGCCCTCGCGGGGGAAGTCGACCTGGCGCCCGTCCTCGAGCACGATCGAGGCCAGCTCGTCGCTGAGCTCCAGCCGGATGTCGAGCACCGACGACCAACCGAGACCGAAGGACCCCACCCGGTCGTCGAGCGAGTTGTACGTCCGCGAGAACCGGAGGGACGCCGCAGCACCGCCGAACGTCAGGTCGTCCTCTGGCTCGAGGAAGTTCCCCGTCGCGGTGTTCACCGGGTCGTCGGCGAACCCGTTCGTGGGCGGTGTACCCATCGCGGAGAACGGGCCGATGGTGAAGTCGTCGCGTCCGACCGCCACGCCTGCCGCGGCCAGCGCCGCGGCGATCGAGGCGTCCGAGAGCGTGGCGGGTCCGTTCCCGCCGCCCGCGGCCTCGAACTGCGCGGCGACCGTGTCCGCCCAAGCCGCGTCGTGCCCGTTGTCCGTAAGCCAGTCCTGTACCGCGGTCACGAGTGACTGCGCGTGCAGCGT
The Curtobacterium citreum genome window above contains:
- a CDS encoding DUF6531 domain-containing protein — protein: MAKIHGNDPTGYSYGDADTLKTAARRLATSIDGQTGARSTAVTNAEREFRGYFSEVFADNAGIASHSAGKLSEALSSLVGFVDELRQAAEQEDRRRADAKAWEARKREREENFFVGAAHEVSTWFGAEDDPKPPEPQPEPQLQADAVSVRGRTIPTAGGGSGGTSSAVPADLRSFASSSRGADDSLAGAVSSFRNALSDYESGCNTRWGTLHAQSLVTAVQDWLTDNGHDAAWADTVAAQFEAAGGGNGPATLSDASIAAALAAAGVAVGRDDFTIGPFSAMGTPPTNGFADDPVNTATGNFLEPEDDLTFGGAAASLRFSRTYNSLDDRVGSFGLGWSSVLDIRLELSDELASIVLEDGRQVDFPREGDGWGRGVGQDLWLRRDGTTLVVSDNTGGRWTFSAAGVWLSAGRGSGTGVSALRDADDRITRLEHELGRALDVEYEGDRVVSVSASDGRRVQYRYDDARRLVAAQDTVGARRYRWNDAGLIDQVTAATGVVECTNAYDGRGRVVEQRTPFGRTVRFSYLQGRVTSVSDADGSNANTWIADRKGRVVGIIDADGARQSMSYDRHGHLVSVTERDGSVTVHGYDDRGRRTRTVTPDGADVTCGYDDQDRPTTVVTADGAIVEYEYRGDDRNPSVVTDPVGGRTLLEWRAGQLARCTDPTGVVVTFHHDDHGDLVAIEDADGGTASFTRDAAGRVVEAVTPLGARTTYRYDAAGLLTAREAPDGGVWRFEHDDAGRVIATTDPTGSRTAVEYGTHGEVTATIDPLGRRITTLFDDLGNVSAVTLPDGAEWRFVHDALSRLRTVIDPAGGSWNREYDAIGAVLATVDPTGVRTAAERKRADGTTIVSSAFEDVSVRTDALGRPIGLRQGDGSTTVTVRDAAGRIVESLDGEGGLTRIERDLAGRIVAVTTPAGRTTTYTYDRCGRPETATDPLGGRTSLRYDADGRVVERVDANDDVERTEYDAVGRVTSVDVPGFGIIRYRYDRAGRVVEARDPRFGRRSFRYDAAGQLVAATNGLGGVTRYEYDARGRLVRTTDPRGAVTTRTYTELDKVASSTDPLGRTTSATYDAAGRQISQTEPDGTVLRWEYDAAGRETAQYVDDALVARIERDPRSRTVTISDHTRPDVASAHLLEYDRRGLLVRRVTDGRETRWTYDADGLRTSVHAPDGSVTRIERDPAGRPGTVEHTAFGAVHHEYDGAGRLTAVRTAGTSDSWSHDRGFVVGHTSSDGDSTATTRLTRDRDGRLVGIERPGTTTVYEHDAAMQLVRAGTDGVETTWSYDAAGRLVVEHTKDSTRTFEYDDAGQLVAVTGPEGRTSHEYDARGQRVRSTAPDGTATRYSWDGRGWLRLIAPGSSSTAIHVDALGDLADVDGVRLDWDAAAAVPTLLAVDDSPVLRTSVGLLGGSESPGATGWRTARSTPETDPWQLLASVGGGTEGALSFGADGTPVVAGLEWMGARAYDPATRGFLSTDPVTAPAGAAWGANPYSFAGNDPLHAVDPLGLAPITDAELEAYAAAEQGPLARAAAATGDWFKDNWEYVAGGAMVVAGGALMLTGVGGPLGGMLIGAGADTIIQKATTGEVNWGQVAVSGAFGAVGGGLGAAIGKHFVGNAVEGAVENVANTVVSGQPLTPTDLLGSAAGGAAASAATGGMMSKVHLPSAVNKLGDETPQVKSVPDGQWFPRRPLPRDETTGADLPESDFAHTQLGWRKGSKGPYPQAREFSDDGQVVRTIDFTDHGRPKLHTNPHQHRAVPNPTGGTAQRGDPEPLPELQ